GGGGAATTCGACCATCGGCACGCCGGCCCGGGCCAGTTCCTGTGCGCTGCGCTGCATCTGCCACGGGTCATACCGCGCTTCGACGACCCGGAACCGGCTGGCAAAGTCCAGGATGGCCGCCTCGACCGTTGCCTCGATGTCCAGCGCATCGCCCGTGGGGACGAAGACCCGCGACCCAACCAGGTAGACGCGGGCGCTCGGCTCGTCCCAGGTGGTGGCCACGACCGCCGCGCTGTCGTGCTTCAGCCCGAGGTCAACACCGAGCACGACCGGCATCTCCGGGGCGAGGGGCAGCGGGCTCCACTGCGGGGCCTGGTCCCACCACTCGATGGGGATGAACGGCGTCTCCGTGCCGCTCACCCAGCGGTTCTCGATGAGTCGGGCGAACGCGCTGGGCCGCAGGGTGCGCCGCATGCTCTCGATCCAGGCCAGCGTTTGCCAGGGGGCGATAGGTTCATGCGACCAGAAGACCAGCAGGTCCCCGTCCCGGTACATGGGCCACCGGTCAGACACCCGCTCGCCGCCCATGCCGCGGTCGTACAGCTCCCGCAGCGGACCCGGCTCGTCCTCAAACCCGGCGTAACTCACCACCAGGCGCAAGGAAACCGCGCGGGTGGGCACGGGAGGCGTCTCATCCCAGAGCCGTTTGCTCCGCTCGGTGACGTAGGCCCACAGCTCGTCGACCACCGTGATGGTGGGGTTGGCGCCGGCCGCCCCTGCGTACTCGGCCGCCTGTGCCACGATCTTCGAGCCGGTGGCCGGGAAGGACACCTCGCCGTTCGTCACCTTCGCCAGCGCCCGAAGCCAGGGCGTCGCCTCCACGATGTTGACGACCCCGGCGAACACCCGGGAGACGGCCTGCTCCTCGTCGTTGGCGAAGACGTAGCCCTCAGCGAGCCGGCCGCCGTGCACCAGCACGGTGTACAGAGTCACCAGGGCGCCGAAGGTCGTCTTGCCCGACTTCTTGGGCGCCGAAAACACGGCCTGACTGTAGCGCAGGCGGCCGTCGGGGCCTGGGGTGAACAGTTCCCGCAGGAAGGCCTCCTGCGCCGGCAGCAGCTCGAAGGGCCGGCCGGACTCGGGATTGACCAGCGTCCGGACGAACGCCGCGGGGTCACGCCGGAAGCGCTCGAGGTCCATCACGTCTCACCCCCACCAGGCCCGCCCCCTGGCATCGCCGTCACCGTAGGATGTGGCGCCGCACCGTCCGCCAGGGCCTTCAGGAACTCCTCGGCCGGGTTCGGGCGCCCGAGGCCCAGCTTCGAGCGGGCCGCCGGCCCGATGGCGAGGCGGTCGCACAGTCGGCCTACAGTGTCGGCCGCTTGCAACACGAGCCTGGCAGCCGGCCTTTCCTTGCCGTCTTCGGTCGTGAGCCCGTAGCGCAAAAGCTCTGCCAGGGCCAGCCGCTCGACCACGAGGGCCATCGCCAGGGCGGTCAACAGCGGGAGGTCCGCCGGTGTTGGCTTGGCCAGCTCGCTTTGGACGGCGAGCAGTTCGTCGATGACCGCCTGCACCTGCGGGCTCGTCGGGGTGAGCCGGCGAAGCCTGAGCTGAAGGGCGTCCATCGCCGCAACGGGCGGAGCCCGGCGCCCACCGCGCCGAAGGTTCGCGAGCTGGCGCTGCCGCGCCGTAGGGTCGTCAGAGAGGGGCATGGCCCGTCACCTCCGTTCGGGCGGGGTTCCAGGCAGGCTCGGAAACATCCCCGGGCCGAGCCCGCCCCTAGCACAGAAAAACCGCCCAGAGCGGGCGGCTCGTTTGCAGCGTCGTTTGCGCGTTCGGGAAAGCCCGTTGTTACGGGCCGCTTACTCGCTCACCGGTTCTGCCAACCTGTGACCATCTGACATCAGGTGCCAGGCAAAGCCGGCTTTTGCACCACCAGGCGGCGGTCGTCGCCGGCCAGCAGAATCGGCTCCGTCATCTCCATGAGCCGCGAGGC
This genomic window from Bacillota bacterium contains:
- a CDS encoding terminase TerL endonuclease subunit yields the protein MDLERFRRDPAAFVRTLVNPESGRPFELLPAQEAFLRELFTPGPDGRLRYSQAVFSAPKKSGKTTFGALVTLYTVLVHGGRLAEGYVFANDEEQAVSRVFAGVVNIVEATPWLRALAKVTNGEVSFPATGSKIVAQAAEYAGAAGANPTITVVDELWAYVTERSKRLWDETPPVPTRAVSLRLVVSYAGFEDEPGPLRELYDRGMGGERVSDRWPMYRDGDLLVFWSHEPIAPWQTLAWIESMRRTLRPSAFARLIENRWVSGTETPFIPIEWWDQAPQWSPLPLAPEMPVVLGVDLGLKHDSAAVVATTWDEPSARVYLVGSRVFVPTGDALDIEATVEAAILDFASRFRVVEARYDPWQMQRSAQELARAGVPMVEFPQTSDRLSRATVALWELLRDKRLVAYPDGAMRAALLRAVAKETPRGVRLAKEKAGHRIDPAVALAISALGTLEVFGAGAPVELVYDAHDGLTYDLNTGRVVAVDPDRHQKPWIPVGESRIALEPDEAGPTLPGLDDGRVRITPF